One Halolamina litorea genomic window carries:
- a CDS encoding Rieske (2Fe-2S) protein — translation MSSDTDTMVSVASLVDLDDDRTVVQQDGQAIALFDHEGEVYAVDNRCPHMGFPLTRGTVEDGILTCHWHHARFELEQGDTFDPWADDVQTFPVEVHDGEIYLDPDPPRDVSPGVHWRNRLADGLNEDLTLVMAKAVIGLDDAGEGFHTPVETAVNFGTKYRAAGWGRGLTTLGCMANLYSQVGGRDKRRAMFTGVREVADEAAGEPPRFQQYAFDNRDLSKERLREWFRDTVEVRDSDGAERCLLTAVACLDPDDVADIVFTAATDSLYLNGGHTLDFLNTAFATLDHIGWEGLGDDEDGNAAKVLGSTVDQLTGATRSEELSSWREPIDVAQLCFDAHDRLDDCVAVGAGETWTEPDDFLDTLLGDDPEAIIDALTGAIRGGATRTELADAVLRAATRRVAWFATSNEFGDWNTVHHTFSYANAVFEATKRTGTDALYRGCFDAAVSVYLDRFLNSPRAPSPSPDGDRAPEMVREELLETFDRQGAVERAATLVAEHFAAGGDPAALKRTMGRGLLREDAGFHTLQNVSWAFERFDALVARDAPEAERRLALIAPARYMAAHFPTRRENEQTFSIATRLHRGEKLYEAE, via the coding sequence ATGTCGTCAGACACGGACACGATGGTCTCCGTCGCGTCGCTCGTCGACCTCGACGACGACCGAACCGTCGTCCAGCAGGACGGACAAGCCATCGCGCTGTTCGACCACGAGGGCGAGGTCTACGCCGTCGACAACCGCTGCCCGCACATGGGGTTCCCCCTCACCCGCGGTACCGTCGAGGACGGGATCCTGACGTGCCACTGGCACCACGCCCGCTTCGAACTGGAGCAGGGCGACACGTTCGACCCGTGGGCCGACGACGTACAGACGTTTCCCGTCGAGGTACACGACGGCGAGATTTACCTCGACCCGGACCCACCCCGCGACGTGAGCCCGGGCGTCCACTGGCGCAACCGACTCGCCGACGGCCTCAACGAGGACCTCACACTGGTGATGGCTAAGGCCGTCATCGGCCTCGACGACGCCGGCGAGGGCTTTCACACGCCCGTCGAGACCGCCGTGAACTTCGGGACGAAGTACCGCGCCGCCGGCTGGGGTCGCGGGCTGACCACGCTCGGCTGCATGGCGAACCTCTACTCGCAGGTCGGGGGCCGCGACAAGCGCCGCGCGATGTTCACGGGCGTCCGTGAGGTCGCCGACGAGGCTGCCGGCGAACCCCCGCGCTTCCAGCAGTACGCCTTCGACAACCGTGACCTCTCGAAGGAGCGCCTCCGGGAGTGGTTCCGGGACACCGTCGAGGTCCGGGACAGCGACGGCGCCGAGCGCTGCCTCCTGACTGCCGTGGCCTGTCTCGACCCCGACGACGTGGCCGACATCGTCTTCACCGCCGCGACGGACTCGCTGTACCTCAACGGCGGCCACACGCTCGACTTCCTCAACACCGCATTCGCCACGCTCGACCATATCGGCTGGGAGGGACTCGGCGACGACGAGGACGGCAACGCCGCGAAGGTTCTGGGCTCGACGGTCGACCAACTGACCGGCGCGACGCGCTCGGAGGAACTCTCCTCGTGGCGGGAGCCGATCGACGTCGCCCAACTCTGCTTCGACGCCCACGACCGCCTCGACGACTGTGTTGCCGTCGGCGCCGGGGAGACGTGGACCGAGCCCGACGACTTCCTCGACACGCTGCTCGGTGACGACCCCGAGGCGATCATCGACGCCCTCACGGGAGCGATCCGGGGGGGCGCGACCCGGACGGAACTGGCCGACGCGGTTCTCCGCGCGGCCACACGCCGGGTGGCGTGGTTCGCCACCAGCAACGAGTTCGGCGACTGGAACACCGTCCACCACACGTTCTCCTACGCCAACGCGGTGTTCGAGGCGACGAAACGGACGGGCACGGACGCGCTCTACCGGGGCTGTTTCGACGCCGCGGTCTCGGTCTACCTGGATCGGTTCCTCAACAGCCCGCGGGCGCCGTCGCCGTCGCCCGACGGTGACCGTGCCCCCGAAATGGTCCGGGAGGAGCTACTGGAGACGTTCGACCGGCAGGGCGCAGTCGAGCGCGCGGCGACGCTCGTCGCCGAGCACTTCGCGGCCGGCGGCGACCCGGCGGCGCTGAAGCGGACGATGGGCCGCGGGCTGCTCCGTGAGGACGCGGGGTTCCACACGCTCCAGAACGTCTCGTGGGCGTTCGAGCGCTTCGACGCCCTCGTGGCACGGGACGCCCCCGAGGCGGAGCGGCGGCTGGCGCTGATCGCGCCGGCACGCTACATGGCCGCCCACTTCCCGACCCGCCGGGAGAACGAACAGACGTTCTCCATCGCGACGCGGCTCCACCGCGGGGAGAAGCTCTACGAGGCGGAGTAG
- the dnaJ gene encoding molecular chaperone DnaJ: MSEDFYEVLGVSRDADEEEISQAFRKKAAKYHPDVNDDEDAEEKFRKAKKAKEVLSDEEKRQAYDQMGHERFEQAEKRGGFDGGGAGGGMGGGPFGGGMGGGGGGFEDIFEQFFGGGRGRGGGGGNRPQPGRDIRTNMRISLEAAYEGVTKEFTIERPEECPDCGGAGHPEDADVETCPECDGQGQVTQVRQTPLGRVQQSQTCRRCSGEGELYSEECSTCSGDGVVRNEATLQVDVPAGIRSGQSLRMDREGAPGENGGPKGDLLIEVSVEDHPDFERDGDDLHHRHAISFPQATFGATVEIPTLEGTVEMDIPAGTQSGERFRLHGKGMPRLRGRGQGDLYVDVQVVTPEDMNKEQREALEQFAEAGGEEVDVDRGFFEKLRNSF; this comes from the coding sequence ATGAGCGAGGACTTCTACGAGGTGCTGGGGGTCTCGCGGGACGCCGACGAGGAGGAGATCAGTCAAGCGTTCCGCAAGAAGGCCGCCAAGTACCACCCCGACGTGAACGACGACGAGGACGCCGAGGAGAAGTTCCGCAAGGCCAAGAAGGCAAAGGAGGTGCTCAGCGACGAGGAGAAGCGCCAAGCCTACGACCAGATGGGCCACGAGCGCTTCGAGCAGGCCGAGAAGCGCGGCGGCTTCGACGGCGGCGGCGCCGGCGGCGGCATGGGCGGCGGGCCCTTCGGCGGCGGGATGGGTGGCGGTGGCGGCGGCTTCGAGGACATCTTCGAGCAGTTCTTCGGCGGCGGACGCGGCCGCGGCGGCGGCGGCGGCAACCGCCCCCAGCCAGGCCGGGACATCCGGACGAACATGCGGATCAGCCTCGAAGCGGCCTACGAGGGCGTCACCAAGGAGTTCACCATCGAGCGCCCCGAGGAGTGTCCCGACTGCGGCGGCGCCGGCCACCCCGAGGACGCCGACGTGGAGACCTGCCCGGAGTGTGACGGCCAAGGACAGGTCACGCAGGTCCGCCAGACGCCGCTCGGTCGGGTCCAGCAGTCCCAGACCTGCCGGCGCTGTTCGGGCGAGGGCGAACTCTACTCCGAGGAGTGTTCGACCTGTTCGGGCGACGGCGTCGTCCGGAACGAGGCGACCCTGCAGGTCGACGTGCCCGCGGGGATCCGTAGCGGCCAGAGCCTCCGGATGGACCGGGAGGGCGCCCCCGGCGAGAACGGTGGGCCCAAGGGCGACCTACTGATCGAGGTCAGCGTCGAGGACCACCCGGACTTCGAGCGTGACGGCGACGACCTGCACCACCGACACGCCATCTCGTTCCCGCAAGCCACCTTCGGCGCCACCGTCGAGATCCCGACCCTCGAAGGCACCGTCGAGATGGACATCCCCGCCGGCACCCAGTCGGGCGAGCGCTTCCGCCTGCACGGCAAGGGGATGCCCCGACTGCGCGGCCGCGGGCAGGGTGACCTCTACGTCGACGTGCAGGTCGTCACGCCCGAGGACATGAACAAGGAGCAGCGCGAGGCCTTGGAGCAGTTCGCGGAGGCCGGCGGCGAGGAGGTCGACGTGGACCGAGGGTTCTTCGAGAAGCTGCGCAACTCCTTCTGA
- a CDS encoding cupin domain-containing protein, protein MSYDATSYDDVEPKAPGMYFLREALDCENLGITVVEAGDGWEGMEHAHDEDGQEEVYLLLDGAATLSVDGETVSLGPGDAVRVDPGEDRMLAFEEDDSRMVIAGAP, encoded by the coding sequence ATGAGCTACGACGCCACCAGCTACGACGACGTGGAGCCGAAAGCGCCCGGGATGTACTTCCTGCGCGAGGCGCTTGACTGTGAGAACCTCGGGATCACCGTCGTCGAAGCCGGCGACGGCTGGGAGGGGATGGAACACGCACACGACGAGGACGGACAGGAGGAGGTGTACCTCCTGCTCGACGGCGCGGCGACGCTCTCGGTCGACGGCGAGACGGTCTCGCTCGGCCCCGGCGACGCCGTCCGCGTCGATCCGGGCGAGGACCGGATGCTCGCCTTCGAGGAGGACGACTCGCGCATGGTCATCGCCGGCGCCCCCTGA
- a CDS encoding AMP-binding protein, with the protein MDATEGFDEVVHEPSREFVESTNVWQFMRTYGIDDYEALIERTTTEIEGEPESGVDWFWDEMPDYLDVEFYEPYETVRDDTDGPQFTDWYPGGEINIAHNTLDRYAEVDAAERNKVACIWEGEDGEVDQRTFHDLYRQANRVANYLEDAGVETGDTVGLYMPMVPEVISILYGCFKVGAIAVPIFSGFGVEATATRIDDAEPSVLFTGDGFYRRGSPIRLKGSADEAIEEAGHVEDVVVFDRLDSRADPNADVPWDDDRDAWWADAVAPQDGEYATKSLPSDQESMLLYSSGTTGEPKGIVHTHAGVLMQCAKEIHFGFDQQPGDRFFWVSDIGWMMGPWTLIGNHHFAGTTVMYEGAPDHPHPGRFWEMIEEHGITTFGVSPTAIRALRKHGDDVVDSYDLSSLRILGSTGEPWDPETWVWFYEHVGGGEAPIINISGGTEICGCFLMPMPINDLKPGTLGGPGLGMDIDIVDADGNSVKDDHERGFLVARDSCPSMTKSLWSGDERYLEEYWSTWPDLWDHGDFAQQDADGFWFLHGRADDALNVAGRKVGPAEIEAVLVEHDAVNQAAAVGVPDDTTGTAVVAYVVLEPGAEPSDDLREDLRALVGEEHGKPFRPREVLFVDAFPKTQSGKVIRRAIGAAYRGEDPGDLSSMENPEAFEAIKDAN; encoded by the coding sequence ATGGACGCGACCGAGGGCTTCGACGAAGTCGTCCACGAGCCCAGCCGGGAGTTCGTGGAGTCGACCAACGTCTGGCAGTTCATGCGGACGTACGGCATCGACGACTACGAGGCGCTCATCGAGCGCACGACGACCGAGATCGAGGGCGAACCCGAGTCGGGCGTCGACTGGTTCTGGGACGAGATGCCCGACTACCTCGACGTGGAGTTCTACGAGCCCTACGAGACGGTGCGGGACGACACCGACGGGCCGCAGTTCACCGACTGGTACCCGGGCGGCGAGATCAACATCGCCCACAACACACTCGACCGCTACGCCGAGGTCGACGCGGCCGAGCGAAACAAGGTGGCCTGCATCTGGGAGGGTGAGGACGGCGAGGTCGACCAGCGCACCTTCCACGACCTCTACCGGCAGGCCAACCGTGTGGCGAACTACCTCGAAGACGCCGGCGTCGAGACCGGCGACACGGTCGGGCTCTACATGCCGATGGTTCCCGAGGTCATCTCGATCCTCTATGGCTGTTTCAAGGTCGGCGCCATCGCGGTCCCGATCTTCTCGGGGTTCGGCGTTGAGGCGACGGCGACGCGCATCGACGACGCCGAGCCCTCGGTGCTGTTCACCGGCGATGGCTTCTACCGCCGGGGGAGCCCGATCCGCCTGAAGGGGAGCGCCGACGAGGCCATCGAGGAGGCCGGCCACGTCGAGGACGTGGTGGTCTTCGACCGACTCGACTCCCGTGCGGACCCCAACGCCGACGTGCCGTGGGACGACGACCGTGACGCGTGGTGGGCCGACGCCGTTGCGCCGCAGGACGGCGAGTACGCCACCAAATCCCTGCCGTCCGATCAGGAGTCGATGCTGCTCTACTCCTCGGGCACGACGGGCGAGCCGAAAGGGATCGTCCACACCCACGCCGGCGTCCTGATGCAGTGTGCTAAGGAGATCCACTTCGGCTTCGACCAGCAACCCGGCGACCGCTTCTTCTGGGTCAGCGACATCGGCTGGATGATGGGCCCGTGGACGCTGATCGGGAACCACCACTTCGCGGGCACGACGGTCATGTACGAGGGCGCGCCCGACCACCCGCACCCCGGGCGCTTCTGGGAGATGATCGAGGAGCACGGGATCACCACCTTCGGCGTCTCGCCGACGGCGATCCGCGCGCTCCGTAAGCACGGTGACGACGTGGTCGACTCCTACGACCTCTCCAGCCTCAGAATCCTCGGTTCCACCGGGGAGCCGTGGGACCCCGAGACGTGGGTCTGGTTCTACGAACACGTCGGCGGCGGCGAGGCGCCGATCATCAACATCTCCGGGGGCACCGAGATCTGTGGCTGCTTCCTCATGCCCATGCCGATCAACGACCTCAAGCCCGGCACGCTCGGCGGCCCCGGCCTCGGCATGGACATCGACATCGTCGACGCCGACGGGAACTCCGTCAAGGACGACCACGAGCGGGGATTCCTCGTGGCGCGGGACTCCTGTCCGTCGATGACCAAGAGCCTCTGGTCGGGCGACGAGCGCTATCTGGAGGAGTACTGGTCGACGTGGCCGGACCTCTGGGACCACGGGGACTTCGCCCAGCAGGACGCGGACGGCTTCTGGTTCCTCCACGGCCGCGCCGACGACGCGCTCAACGTCGCGGGCCGGAAGGTCGGCCCCGCCGAGATCGAGGCCGTGCTCGTCGAGCACGACGCCGTGAATCAGGCCGCCGCCGTCGGCGTCCCCGACGACACCACCGGGACCGCCGTCGTCGCCTACGTCGTCCTCGAACCCGGCGCCGAACCGAGCGACGACCTCCGGGAGGACCTCCGCGCGCTCGTCGGCGAGGAACACGGCAAGCCGTTCCGTCCGCGGGAGGTACTGTTCGTCGACGCCTTCCCGAAGACCCAGTCGGGGAAAGTGATCCGACGGGCCATCGGCGCCGCCTACCGCGGCGAGGACCCGGGTGACCTCTCCTCGATGGAGAACCCCGAGGCGTTCGAAGCGATCAAGGACGCGAACTAA
- a CDS encoding CPBP family intramembrane glutamic endopeptidase, whose product MSTNYPSTPRALLELVALTVGVFLVSLVAGVAFIVPVLALGYGIETTLVLVGSTAVGQLAMFGLGYAYRRYRDVSVPIALPSLFQFGYVVGGVVVAIALAIGLSVLLTTLGLLPGSVISDTATTNPTFLLGLAALSVVVVAPVEEFVFRGVVQGRLRARFGAVPSIIGASLLFGSLHLANYSGNPVSIVAGALMIAAVGTVFGVVYERTGNLLVPVLVHAIYNVILLVSSYISITAV is encoded by the coding sequence ATGTCCACGAACTACCCTTCGACCCCGCGGGCGCTGCTGGAACTGGTGGCCCTGACCGTGGGGGTCTTCCTCGTCTCGCTCGTCGCCGGCGTCGCGTTCATCGTCCCGGTGCTCGCGCTCGGATACGGCATCGAGACGACGCTCGTTCTCGTCGGATCGACTGCCGTCGGCCAGTTGGCGATGTTCGGCCTCGGCTACGCGTATCGGCGCTACCGGGACGTCTCGGTGCCGATCGCGCTCCCCTCGCTGTTCCAGTTCGGCTACGTCGTCGGCGGCGTCGTCGTCGCCATCGCCTTGGCGATCGGACTCTCGGTACTGCTGACGACGCTGGGGCTGCTCCCCGGCTCAGTCATCAGCGATACGGCGACGACGAACCCCACGTTCCTCCTCGGTCTGGCGGCGCTGTCGGTGGTCGTCGTCGCCCCCGTCGAGGAGTTCGTCTTCCGCGGCGTCGTCCAAGGGCGGCTCCGTGCCCGGTTCGGCGCGGTGCCGTCGATCATCGGCGCCAGCCTCCTGTTCGGCTCGCTGCACCTGGCGAACTACTCGGGCAACCCCGTGTCGATCGTCGCCGGCGCGCTCATGATCGCCGCGGTCGGCACCGTCTTCGGCGTCGTCTACGAGCGGACCGGGAACCTGCTCGTGCCGGTCCTGGTCCACGCGATCTACAACGTCATCCTGCTCGTGAGCAGCTACATCTCGATAACCGCCGTCTGA
- the gyrA gene encoding DNA gyrase subunit A, producing the protein MSTDTPADDDIAERIERVRVEDEMEQSYIDYAMSVIAGRALPDVRDGLKPVHRRILYAMHEDGITSGSGHRKSSSIVGTTMGDYHPHGDSAIYDALARMAQPFSMREPLVDGQGNFGSIDGDPPAAMRYTEARMSPIAEELLADIEKDTVDFASNYDDRLQEPEVLPSAFPNLLVNGSSGIAVGMSTNVPPHNLREVVDATVELIENPEATVEDLMEHVEGPDFPTGANIVGRNGVHKAYKTGRGRVRLRAEFETFEEEGRIVITELPYQANKARLIERIAEDVNEGVIEGIRDLRDESDRDGIRIVVELKRDAMAEVVKNQLLESHLETTFGVINLALVDGQPQVLTLKETLQEYIEHRREVVRRRSEFDLAEAEDRSHILEGRLKALENAEDVVEAIRNSEDRDDAKAVLQAEWGFSEEQAAHVVRMQLGSLTSMERASIEEEYEDVQATIERLETILGSAEELDSVIVDELETVAEEYGDERRTGFIEDTGSVTHEDLIPESEQVVVMTEDDYIKRMELSAFRAQNRGGKGIIGTGLKEGDAVASVFVANSHDYLLCFTNHGQVYKLKTYEVPEMSRTARGKSAVNLLDLDDGERIESVVNTDDIDHEDGDEDEQFLTMVTREGYIKRSGVSEFQNILSTGIRAISLEEGDRLADVEVTDGTQDVVIASKGGMSIRFDETEARAMGRTARGVWGIDLEDDDEVAAVAGIDEERNSWLLTVTEHGYGKRSNLDAYRTQSRNGKGLIDIKTNERNGGVTALNAVGPGDDLVVMSEAGQIMRCPVEGISIVGRNTMGVTVMDLDEGDTVAAVDVVEAERIEDGDEE; encoded by the coding sequence ATGAGCACGGACACGCCAGCCGACGACGACATCGCCGAACGGATCGAACGCGTCCGCGTCGAGGACGAGATGGAGCAGAGCTACATCGACTACGCGATGTCGGTCATCGCGGGTCGTGCGCTCCCGGACGTCCGTGACGGGCTGAAGCCGGTCCACCGGCGCATCCTCTATGCGATGCACGAGGACGGCATCACCTCCGGCTCCGGCCACCGGAAGTCCTCCTCCATCGTCGGGACCACGATGGGTGACTACCACCCCCACGGCGACTCCGCGATCTACGACGCGCTGGCCCGGATGGCCCAGCCGTTCTCCATGCGCGAACCGCTGGTCGACGGGCAGGGGAACTTCGGCTCCATCGACGGCGACCCGCCGGCGGCGATGCGCTACACCGAGGCGCGCATGTCGCCCATCGCCGAGGAGCTACTGGCCGACATCGAGAAGGACACCGTCGACTTCGCCAGCAACTACGACGACCGGCTGCAGGAGCCGGAAGTGCTCCCCTCCGCGTTCCCGAACCTGCTGGTCAACGGCAGTTCGGGTATCGCCGTCGGGATGTCCACCAACGTCCCGCCGCACAACCTCCGTGAGGTCGTCGACGCGACGGTCGAACTGATCGAGAACCCCGAGGCGACCGTCGAGGACCTGATGGAGCACGTCGAGGGACCGGACTTCCCGACTGGTGCCAACATCGTCGGCCGTAACGGCGTCCACAAGGCGTACAAGACCGGTCGCGGTCGGGTCCGCCTGCGTGCGGAGTTCGAGACGTTCGAGGAGGAGGGACGGATCGTCATCACCGAACTCCCCTATCAGGCCAACAAGGCCCGGCTGATCGAGCGCATCGCCGAGGACGTGAACGAGGGGGTTATCGAGGGCATCCGCGACCTGCGCGACGAGTCCGACCGCGACGGCATCCGTATCGTCGTCGAACTCAAGCGCGACGCGATGGCCGAGGTCGTCAAGAACCAGCTACTGGAGTCCCACCTCGAGACCACCTTCGGCGTCATCAACCTCGCGCTGGTCGACGGCCAGCCGCAGGTGCTGACGCTGAAGGAGACCCTTCAGGAGTACATCGAGCACCGTCGCGAGGTCGTCCGGCGGCGCAGCGAGTTCGACCTCGCCGAGGCGGAGGACCGTTCCCACATCCTCGAAGGCCGGCTGAAGGCCCTGGAGAACGCCGAGGACGTGGTCGAGGCGATCCGCAACAGCGAGGACCGCGACGACGCCAAGGCCGTCCTGCAGGCGGAGTGGGGCTTCAGCGAGGAGCAGGCCGCCCACGTCGTCCGCATGCAACTCGGCTCCCTGACCTCGATGGAGCGGGCCTCCATCGAGGAGGAGTACGAGGACGTGCAGGCGACTATCGAGCGCCTGGAGACCATCCTCGGCAGCGCCGAGGAACTGGACTCGGTGATCGTCGACGAACTCGAGACCGTCGCCGAGGAGTACGGCGACGAGCGCCGCACCGGGTTCATCGAGGACACCGGCTCGGTCACCCACGAGGACCTCATCCCTGAGTCCGAGCAGGTCGTCGTGATGACCGAGGACGACTACATCAAGCGGATGGAGCTCTCGGCGTTCCGCGCCCAGAACCGCGGCGGCAAGGGGATCATCGGCACCGGACTCAAGGAGGGCGACGCCGTCGCCTCGGTGTTCGTGGCCAACAGCCACGACTACCTGCTCTGTTTCACCAACCACGGGCAGGTCTACAAGCTGAAGACCTACGAGGTGCCGGAGATGTCCCGGACCGCCCGCGGGAAGTCCGCGGTCAACCTGCTCGACCTCGACGACGGCGAGCGCATCGAGTCCGTCGTCAACACCGACGACATCGACCACGAGGACGGCGACGAGGACGAGCAGTTCCTCACGATGGTCACCCGCGAGGGTTACATCAAGCGCAGCGGCGTCTCTGAGTTCCAGAACATCCTCTCGACGGGGATCCGCGCGATCAGCCTCGAGGAGGGCGACCGACTCGCCGACGTGGAGGTCACCGACGGCACGCAGGACGTGGTGATCGCCTCGAAGGGCGGGATGTCCATCCGGTTCGACGAGACCGAGGCCCGCGCGATGGGCCGAACCGCCCGGGGTGTCTGGGGGATCGACCTCGAGGACGACGACGAGGTCGCCGCCGTCGCCGGTATCGACGAGGAGCGGAACTCGTGGCTGCTCACCGTGACCGAGCACGGCTACGGGAAGCGCTCGAACCTCGACGCCTACCGGACCCAGTCCCGCAACGGCAAGGGGCTGATCGACATCAAGACTAACGAGCGAAACGGCGGTGTGACCGCGCTCAACGCGGTCGGGCCCGGTGACGACCTCGTGGTGATGAGCGAGGCCGGCCAGATCATGCGCTGTCCCGTCGAGGGCATCTCCATCGTCGGCCGCAACACGATGGGCGTGACGGTGATGGACCTCGACGAGGGCGACACCGTCGCCGCCGTCGACGTCGTCGAAGCCGAGCGGATCGAGGACGGCGACGAGGAGTAG
- the gyrB gene encoding DNA topoisomerase (ATP-hydrolyzing) subunit B, whose amino-acid sequence MSEQNSDYGAGQIQVLEGLQAVRKRPAMYIGSTDDRGLHHLVYEVVDNAIDEALAGYCDHIEVAIHDDGSVSVTDDGRGIPVDTHEEYDRPALEVIMTVLHAGGKFDNKSYQVSGGLHGVGVSVVNALATRLTAEVKRDGAVWRHEFERGEPQGDIERVRDLDEEESTGTTIRFWPDEEIFETTEFEFSTLEGRLRELAFLNSGVRIGLTDERDVEDGEPRSETFVYDGGIRALVRYLNETKTPIHDDVVYFEDEEEGIRVEVAMQATEELQGSVHSFANNINTREGGTHLTGFKTALTRVVNDYANSEGLIGDVDGNLTGEDVREGLTAVISVKHPDPQFEGQTKTKLGNSEVRGITESAVHQGLGTYFEENPDTARRIVSKAAEAAKARQAAKKAEELTRRKSALESTALPGKLSDCQSRDPDSAELFVVEGDSAGGSAKQARDASFQAVLPIKGKILNVEKHRLDRVLENDEIRALITAIGTGIGDEFDIEDARYKKIIMATDADVDGAHIRTLLLTFLYRHMKPLLEAGYVYATKPPLYRVRYRGETYDVMSDAERDRVVEEVCDGNPTQVQRFKGLGEMNPEQLWQTTMDPENRVLKQITLDDAAAADKMFSVLMGDAVGPRKQFIKDHATDAEWVDI is encoded by the coding sequence ATGTCAGAGCAGAATTCCGACTACGGCGCGGGCCAGATCCAGGTTCTGGAGGGACTCCAGGCCGTTCGAAAGCGCCCCGCCATGTACATCGGGTCCACCGACGACCGTGGGCTCCACCATCTCGTCTACGAGGTCGTCGACAACGCCATCGACGAGGCGTTGGCCGGCTACTGTGACCACATCGAGGTGGCGATCCACGACGACGGGTCGGTCTCGGTCACCGACGACGGGCGCGGGATCCCCGTCGACACCCACGAAGAGTACGATCGTCCCGCCCTCGAGGTCATCATGACCGTCCTGCACGCCGGGGGGAAGTTCGACAACAAGTCCTACCAAGTCTCCGGGGGGCTCCACGGCGTCGGCGTGAGCGTCGTCAACGCGCTCGCGACCCGCCTGACCGCCGAGGTCAAGCGCGACGGCGCCGTCTGGCGCCACGAGTTCGAGCGTGGCGAGCCCCAGGGCGACATCGAGCGCGTTCGGGACCTCGACGAGGAGGAGAGTACCGGGACCACGATCCGGTTCTGGCCCGACGAGGAGATCTTCGAGACCACCGAGTTCGAGTTCTCCACTCTCGAGGGGCGCCTGCGCGAACTGGCGTTCCTCAACAGCGGCGTCCGCATCGGCCTCACCGACGAGCGCGATGTCGAGGACGGCGAACCCCGCTCGGAGACGTTCGTCTACGACGGCGGCATCCGGGCGTTAGTGCGCTACCTCAACGAGACCAAGACCCCCATCCACGACGACGTGGTCTACTTCGAGGACGAGGAGGAGGGGATCCGCGTCGAAGTGGCGATGCAGGCCACCGAGGAGCTACAGGGGTCGGTCCACAGTTTCGCCAACAACATCAACACCCGTGAGGGTGGGACCCACCTGACGGGGTTCAAGACCGCACTCACCCGCGTCGTCAACGACTACGCCAACAGCGAGGGGCTGATCGGCGACGTGGACGGCAACCTCACCGGCGAGGACGTGCGTGAGGGGCTGACCGCGGTTATCTCGGTCAAGCACCCGGACCCGCAGTTCGAGGGCCAGACCAAGACCAAGCTCGGCAACAGCGAGGTCCGCGGCATCACCGAGAGCGCGGTCCACCAGGGGCTGGGGACGTACTTCGAGGAGAACCCCGACACCGCCCGACGGATCGTCTCGAAGGCCGCCGAGGCCGCGAAGGCCCGGCAGGCCGCGAAGAAGGCCGAGGAGCTGACCCGTCGGAAGTCCGCGCTGGAGTCGACGGCGCTGCCCGGCAAGCTGTCGGACTGTCAGAGCCGCGACCCAGACAGCGCCGAACTGTTCGTCGTGGAGGGTGACTCCGCCGGCGGCAGCGCCAAACAGGCCCGGGACGCCTCGTTCCAGGCGGTGCTGCCGATCAAGGGGAAGATCCTCAACGTCGAGAAACACCGACTCGACCGCGTCCTCGAGAACGACGAGATCCGCGCGCTGATCACCGCCATCGGCACCGGGATCGGCGACGAGTTCGACATCGAGGACGCCCGGTACAAGAAGATCATCATGGCGACCGACGCCGACGTCGACGGTGCCCACATCCGGACGCTGCTGTTGACGTTCCTCTACCGGCACATGAAGCCGCTGCTGGAGGCGGGCTACGTCTACGCGACCAAGCCGCCGCTCTACCGGGTTCGGTACCGGGGGGAGACCTACGACGTGATGAGCGACGCCGAGCGCGACCGTGTGGTCGAGGAGGTCTGTGACGGCAACCCCACGCAGGTCCAGCGGTTCAAGGGTCTGGGTGAGATGAACCCCGAACAGCTCTGGCAGACCACGATGGACCCGGAGAACCGGGTGCTCAAACAGATCACGCTCGACGACGCCGCCGCCGCCGACAAGATGTTCTCGGTGCTGATGGGCGACGCCGTCGGCCCGCGAAAGCAGTTCATCAAGGACCACGCGACCGACGCCGAGTGGGTGGACATATGA
- a CDS encoding DUF2267 domain-containing protein, protein MQFHEFTGEVQHRIEGATQGEAVRATRATLSALGERIAADEAADLAAVLPMEVDWYLTYPDHRNRFDYDAFLERVAERTDSTTADAEATAQAVLGVVAENAPAGELDDVRAELTADYGPLFDVA, encoded by the coding sequence ATGCAGTTCCACGAATTCACCGGCGAGGTCCAGCACCGGATCGAGGGCGCGACACAGGGGGAGGCCGTCCGTGCGACCCGGGCGACTCTGAGCGCCCTCGGCGAACGGATCGCCGCCGACGAGGCCGCCGACCTGGCGGCGGTCCTCCCCATGGAGGTCGACTGGTACCTCACCTACCCCGACCACCGGAACCGGTTCGACTACGACGCCTTCCTCGAACGGGTCGCCGAGCGGACCGACTCGACGACGGCAGACGCCGAGGCGACCGCTCAGGCCGTCCTCGGCGTCGTCGCCGAGAACGCACCAGCCGGCGAACTCGACGACGTCCGGGCGGAGCTCACCGCCGACTACGGACCGCTGTTCGACGTCGCCTGA